GGCTAAGCCGGAGCAAGGCGCTGAAGTCCTGAAATTCTTTGACTGGGCCTACAAAAAAGGCGGCAAACAGGCTAACGACCTTGATTACGCAACCCTGCCGGATAGCGTAGTTGAACAAGTTCGTGCTGCATGGAAAACCAATGTGAAAGACAGCAGCGGTAAAGCACTGTACTAACAACGGGTTTTTTTAGAACATGGCGGATGGCGCTTACACCATCCGCCTTACAGATCCTCTGTAGGCCTGGCCGCGTAAGCATCACCGGGCAAATTCGTAAGACGTTAAACTGAAGAGTAATTTATGGCTGCAACCAAGCCGGCATTTAATCCTCCGGGTAAAAAAGGTGACATGATTTTCAGCGCGCTGGTAAGACTGGCTGCGCTGATTGTGCTATTGCTGTTGAGTGGCATCATCGTGTCGCTGATTTTCTCCTCATGGCCAAGCATTCAGAAGTTTGGTTTTTCATTCCTGTGGACCAAAGAGTGGGATGCGCCCAATGATATTTACGGTGCGCTGGTGCCCATTTACGGGACAATCGTTACCTCTGTCATCGCTCTGCTGATCGCCGTTCCGGTGAGCTTTGGTATTGCGCTGTTTCTGACAGAGTTGTCGCCGAACTGGCTGAAGCGTCCACTGGGTATCGCCATTGAATTACTGGCTGCGATTCCAAGTATCGTGTATGGCATGTGGGGGCTGTTTATTTTTGCTCCATTGTTCGCGACTTACTTTCAGGAACCGGTGGGCAACGTGCTTTCTAACATCCCGTTTGTTGGCGCGCTGTTCTCTGGCCCGGCATTTGGTATTGGGATCCTGGCGGCCGGGGTTATTCTCGCCATTATGATTATTCCTTACATTGCGGCAGTAATGCGCGATGTATTCGAACAAACGCCAGTGATGATGAAAGAGTCGGCGTATGGCATTGGCTGCACCACCTGGGAAGTTATCTGGCGCATTGTGCTGCCATTTACCAAAAACGGGGTGATTGGCGGCGTGATGTTGGGGCTGGGGCGCGCGCTGGGTGAAACCATGGCGGTGACCTTTATCATCGGTAACACCTATCAACTCGACAGCGCTTCGCTGTTTATGCCGGGTAACAGTATTACCTCTGCGCTGGCGAACGAATTTGCTGAAGCGGAGTCCG
The Kosakonia oryzae genome window above contains:
- the pstC gene encoding phosphate ABC transporter permease PstC produces the protein MAATKPAFNPPGKKGDMIFSALVRLAALIVLLLLSGIIVSLIFSSWPSIQKFGFSFLWTKEWDAPNDIYGALVPIYGTIVTSVIALLIAVPVSFGIALFLTELSPNWLKRPLGIAIELLAAIPSIVYGMWGLFIFAPLFATYFQEPVGNVLSNIPFVGALFSGPAFGIGILAAGVILAIMIIPYIAAVMRDVFEQTPVMMKESAYGIGCTTWEVIWRIVLPFTKNGVIGGVMLGLGRALGETMAVTFIIGNTYQLDSASLFMPGNSITSALANEFAEAESGLHVAALMELGLILFVITFIVLAISKFMIMRLAKNEGAR